TGGCATTCCGTGTTTGAGGAGAGATAGATTAACGTTTATTTTATCGATTTAGTAACTGATCAACCTCAACGGCTAATGCTACCGTTGCACCAACCATTGGGTTATTACCCATACCAATAAACCCCATCATAGCAACGTGAGATGGCACCGACGAACTACCAGCAAATTGTGCATCGGCATGCATACGTCCCATTGTATCTGTCATACCATATGACGCAGGGCCTGCAGCAACATTATCAGGATGTAAAGTACGACCCGTACCACCGCCCGAGGCGACCGAGAAGTAAGGATGACCTGCTCGAATACACTCTGATTTGTAAATACCCGCGACAGGATGTTGGAATCGTGTGGGATTTGTGGAGTTACCCGTAATACTCACATCAACGCCAGCAGCATGCATAATAGCAACACCTTCACGCACATCATCAGCGCCATAACAAAGAATGTCACCGCGAGGACCAGTTGAAAATGAACGACGGCTAACTTCTTTTAACTCACCCGTTTGATAATCAAATTGAGTTCTGACATACGTAAAACCATTGATACGAGAGATCAGATATGCGGCATCTTTACCCAAACCATTTAAAATAACTTTAAGGGGTGATTGACGAGATTTATTCACATTCAGCGCAATTTTGATCGCCCCCTCTGCTGCAGCGAAAGACTCATGACCAGCAAGAAATGCAAAACATTGACTTTCTTCATTCAATAATCGAGCAGCAAGTGCACCATGCCCAATACCGACTTGACGTTGTCGAGCAACACTCCCCTCTTTTGTGAATGATTGCAGTCCTTCACCAATAATATTGGCAGCCTCTTCAGCTGAACTTGCTTCACGATATAACGCCAATGCAGTGCCAACGGTATAAGCATCAGCGGCACTATCAAATGCGATAGGCTGCGTTTCCATAACTAAAAATTTAGAGTCAATTCCTTTAGCGAGGCAATACTGATAAGCATCTTCAATTGAAGACAAGTTCATTTCGTTTAGTCGTGCTGTAATTGGGTTTGTAATAGTGCAATTAGTCATAATAGTATCCTTAGATTAAGCTTCACGTGGATTGATAGTTTTAACGGCTTCGTCAAAACGACCATATGTACCTGCTGCAGATTTCATGGCATCATCTGCTTGGACACCTTTGTTGACGGATTTCATCATTTTCCCAAGGTTTACATATTCATAACCAATCACTTCATTATTTTCATCCAACCCTAACTTAGTAACATAACCTTCTGCAATTTCCATGTAACGAACGCCTTTTGCGCTTGTCGCATAACTAGTACCAACTTGACTGCGTTGAGTTTGGCCCAGATCCTCTAAAGCCGCACCGATTTCTAGTCCACCTTCAGAAAACGCGGATTGACTACGACCATAAGCAAACTGGAGGAAGATCTCACGCATTGCAACATTGATAGCATCGCACACCAAATCAGTATTCATTGCTTCAAGAATCGTCTTACCAGTTATGATTTCCGCAGCCATCGCAGCTGATTGAGTCATGCCAGAACAACCAATTGTTTCAATTAAGGCTTCTTCAATAATGCCTTCTTTAACATTGAGAGTGAGTTTGGCAGCACCTTGCTGAGGCGCACAAGTTCCGACACCGTGACTTAAGCCTGAAATCGCAATAACTTCTTTAGGATTGACCATTCGGCCTTCAATTGGGATGGGAGCAGATGCATGGAGATCGCCGCGTTGAATCGGGCACATTGATTGAATTTCAGAAGAGTAGTGCATACAATTTTCCTATTAGATTTAGGAAAACAAGGTGTCATCGTGGCATAAATAACAGTACCAACAAATAATAGTACAAATAAATGTAGTCACTATTCAGTTAATGCTATTTTACAGATTCACTTGTTTTCAAATTTAATAGGAGTCATCAGCCAACAATTGGCGGTTAAGTAGGTGGCACCCCATCACCTTGGTTACCATAATAAATCTTAATCATAATGTTAAGCAAGTCTTGCTTTAGACTCGTTTTTTATATTAAATCTTTCTTATATAAGCATCGTGATTTTATTCGCAATCTGGATATAAACTCAAATTCAGTAAGGTGTTGAAAAAGACTAACCAAACGCTGTTATTTTTAGCGGCTTATCAGCATCATAACTATTTAATACATCTAACAAGCTTGCCATACTCGATTGGTTTGCCAGTGGTAATACAAGATCTTGAGTGGAAGTGGTAGATTGCGCAGCTTGAGCACGCTCGTTCGCCGTTGGTTTAATTAGCGAACCGTGCGCTAATTTTTGCTGTAATAAGTGAGAACTGTTTTGTAGTACAGACTCTGCAACATATTTAGCATCACCCACCCCAGCACCGACTTCAGGTGAAAAGCAGATCTCTAAACGCAATGCGGCCATATTATTGTTTGCAGCGTACTCATTTAACCTTGCGATTCGCGCAGCATCATACGCTGACGTATCAACGGCAGTATGCTTAACTTCGATTTGTTTCTGATCTGTAATATCAGATGACAACATACTTAATAACAGAGAA
This Moritella sp. 5 DNA region includes the following protein-coding sequences:
- a CDS encoding GGGtGRT protein yields the protein MTNCTITNPITARLNEMNLSSIEDAYQYCLAKGIDSKFLVMETQPIAFDSAADAYTVGTALALYREASSAEEAANIIGEGLQSFTKEGSVARQRQVGIGHGALAARLLNEESQCFAFLAGHESFAAAEGAIKIALNVNKSRQSPLKVILNGLGKDAAYLISRINGFTYVRTQFDYQTGELKEVSRRSFSTGPRGDILCYGADDVREGVAIMHAAGVDVSITGNSTNPTRFQHPVAGIYKSECIRAGHPYFSVASGGGTGRTLHPDNVAAGPASYGMTDTMGRMHADAQFAGSSSVPSHVAMMGFIGMGNNPMVGATVALAVEVDQLLNR
- a CDS encoding iron-sulfur cluster assembly scaffold protein, giving the protein MHYSSEIQSMCPIQRGDLHASAPIPIEGRMVNPKEVIAISGLSHGVGTCAPQQGAAKLTLNVKEGIIEEALIETIGCSGMTQSAAMAAEIITGKTILEAMNTDLVCDAINVAMREIFLQFAYGRSQSAFSEGGLEIGAALEDLGQTQRSQVGTSYATSAKGVRYMEIAEGYVTKLGLDENNEVIGYEYVNLGKMMKSVNKGVQADDAMKSAAGTYGRFDEAVKTINPREA
- a CDS encoding VC2046/SO_2500 family protein; the encoded protein is MYVQSIRQHALIDELQLGQQLNKCTLNGDRAKFSLLLSMLSSDITDQKQIEVKHTAVDTSAYDAARIARLNEYAANNNMAALRLEICFSPEVGAGVGDAKYVAESVLQNSSHLLQQKLAHGSLIKPTANERAQAAQSTTSTQDLVLPLANQSSMASLLDVLNSYDADKPLKITAFG